From a single Miscanthus floridulus cultivar M001 chromosome 8, ASM1932011v1, whole genome shotgun sequence genomic region:
- the LOC136471119 gene encoding F-box protein At5g03100-like → MAGHGEKRRRTGGAHEEPVEEDRISDLPDVLRLQILSLLPLKSAIRTGALSSRWRRLWAYRWPEPSSVSIRLPPGGGAAGAVAVAAARAEALAGIDRRGRRRVDGFSLAFHGGQLTQADLNRCVHYTAACEAEDLHLRVDGGAGAGRGSRGGTRRPGMLTVQFPVGSPLLARLSMRGLNLTAVNNAMVATLEVIHLHSVFLTDAALRRMVAACPRLRELDLRYCRRLRRVDFSNVGVPNLRSFTVVDCSRTTELRVPVAPRLRSFRFSGAFLSSNILSGAKGSLEHLYLCSGGPETGLPTTNLPYAVPRLSNLTVLTLCSIALQYVSSFTAKAVMESNLHGLRELHLLMFGMANSNLADIYSFLKTCPCPQLERLFVQLPTNTGDAFTENFLKVAEEDPPKGGLENLCLAKMTNFKGHRNEMQLVGFLLRKSSSLNKLFLIAPKEDHSQGLHKIQSDMLPDLLKKEILHLERASANAQIFFSEPDAQTQPLHSEVFVRF, encoded by the exons ATGGCGGGGCACGGCGAGAAGCGGCGCCGGACGGGAGGGGCCCACGAGGAGCCGGTGGAGGAGGACCGCATCTCGGACCTTCCCGACGTCCTGCGCCTGCAGATTCTCAGCCTGCTGCCGCTCAAATCGGCCATCCGCACCGGCGCGCTCTCCTCGCGGTGGCGCCGCCTCTGGGCGTACCGCTGGCCGGAGCCGTCCTCGGTGAGCATCCGCCTCCctcccggcggcggcgcggcgggggcggtggcggtggcggcggcgcgcgcggagGCGCTCGCGGGGATTGACCGCCGCGGGCGCCGCCGCGTCGACGGCTTCTCCCTCGCCTTCCATGGCGGGCAGCTCACGCAGGCGGACCTCAACCGCTGCGTCCACTACACGGCGGCGTGCGAGGCCGAGGACCTGCACCTCCGcgtcgacggcggcgcgggcgccggCCGGGGCTCGCGCGGGGGCACGCGCCGCCCCGGCATGCTCACCGTGCAGTTCCCCGTGGGGAGCCCGCTGCTCGCGCGCCTGTCGATGCGCGGGCTCAACCTCACGGCCGTCAACAACGCCATGGTCGCCACGCTCGAGGTGATCCACCTCCACTCCGTCTTCCTCACCGACGCCGCGCTGCGCCGGATGGTCGCCGCCTGCCCCCGCCTCCGGGAGCTCGACCTCCGTTACTGCCGCCGCCTGCGCCGCGTCGACTTCAGCAACGTCGGGGTGCCCAACCTCAGGAGCTTCACCGTCGTCGACTGCTCCCGCACCACCGAGCTCCGGGTCCCTGTCGCGCCCCGCCTCCGGTCGTTCCGCTTCAGCGGCGCCTTCCTCTCCAGCAACATCCTCTCTGGTGCCAAGGGCTCTCTTGAGCATCTGTACCTCTGCTCTGGCGGGCCAGAGACCGGCCTTCCCACCACCAACTTGCCCTACGCAGTTCCTCGCCTGTCGAACCTCACTGTCCTCACCCTCTGCAGCATTGCCCTCCAG TATGTTTCTTCTTTCACAGCCAAGGCTGTAATGGAGAGCAACCTGCATGGCTTGAGGGAGCTCCATTTGCTCATGTTCGGGATGGCCAACTCCAACCTTGCTGACATCTATAGCTTCCTCAAGACCTGCCCTTGTCCTCAGTTGGAGCGCCTCTTTGTGCAG CTCCCGACAAACACTGGTGATGCATTCACGGAGAATTTCTTGAAGGTGGCGGAGGAGGACCCACCAAAAGGTGGATTAGAAAACCTTTGCTTAGCCAAGATGACAAATTTCAAGGGGCACCGTAATGAGATGCAACTAGTAGGATTTCTGCTTAGAAAGTCTAGTAGTCTGAATAAACTATTTCTGATTGCTCCTAAGGAGGATCACTCCCAAGGACTCCACAAGATTCAGTCAGATATGCTGCCTGATCttttaaaaaaagaaatattGCATCTGGAAAGAGCTTCAGCAAATGCCCAGATATTTTTCAGTGAGCCTGATGCTCAGACCCAGCCATTGCATTCGGAGGTCTTTGTCAGGTTTTAG
- the LOC136471120 gene encoding myosin-2-like isoform X2 yields the protein MAMSALSSLEAMLHSLMRGSGGGGGGGAGGGDDDDAPIDDTLASPPPPLPARPTPRGRHPSRPRRRVRVQVAGPSEPPPLPSSPSPSPIEEPEDARTATEDVSALVVEELERKAVEIEARLREKEEENAALRRRIESYHIRWLEYEIRTKSLEEAFHEQMAALQMAQDAARIAEETAYDRRGSSEPYTLTTAAEAEPVVRLWHGRDRLSSVGARRSAVGRLGAEFRLQSRTLDRAVERPPPGPWQPAASPAATSADDLKKLKAQFRAWAKDYKARLRRAQAEIDRDRRQLP from the exons atggcgatgtCCGCCCTGAGCTCCCTGGAGGCGATGCTCCACTCTCTGATGCGAGGatcaggaggaggaggcggaggaggagcgggGGGCGGCGATGACGACGACGCGCCCATCGACGACACcctcgcctcgccgccgccgccacttccCGCGCGGCCGACTCCGCGAGGCCGGCACCCTTCGCGACCGCGGCGCAGAGTCCGGGTCCAGGTCGCGGGGCCATCGGAGCCTCCGCCGCTGCCGTCGTCTCCTTCACCGTCGCCTATTGAG GAACCGGAAGACGCGAGGACGGCGACGGAGGATGTTTCCGCCTTGGTGGTGGAGGAGCTGGAGAGGAAGGCGGTGGAGATCGAGGCGCGGTTgcgggagaaggaggaggagaacgCCGCGCTGAGGCGGCGGATCGAGAGCTACCACATCCGGTGGCTGGAGTACGAGATCAGGACCAAGTCACTGGAGGAAGCCTTCCATGAACAGATGGCCGCTCTGCAG ATGGCTCAGGACGCTGCACGAATAGCCGAAGAGACAGCGTACGATCGCCGCGGATCATCGGAACCCTATACGTTGACGACGGCGGCCGAGGCGGAACCGGTGGTGAGGCTGTGGCACGGCCGGGACCGTCTGTCGTCCGTGGGCGCCAGGCGGAGCGCGGTGGGCCGCCTCGGCGCGGAGTTCCGGCTGCAGAGCCGTACGCTGGATCGCGCCGTGGAGCGGCCGCCGCCGGGGCCGTGGCAGCCGGCGGCATCCCCGGCCGCCACCTCCGCCGACGACCTCAAGAAGCTCAAGGCGCAGTTCCGCGCGTGGGCCAAGGACTACAAGGCCCGGCTGCGCAGGGCCCAGGCCGAGATCGACAGGGACAGACGGC AGCTCCCATGA
- the LOC136471120 gene encoding myosin-2-like isoform X1 produces MAMSALSSLEAMLHSLMRGSGGGGGGGAGGGDDDDAPIDDTLASPPPPLPARPTPRGRHPSRPRRRVRVQVAGPSEPPPLPSSPSPSPIEEPEDARTATEDVSALVVEELERKAVEIEARLREKEEENAALRRRIESYHIRWLEYEIRTKSLEEAFHEQMAALQMAQDAARIAEETAYDRRGSSEPYTLTTAAEAEPVVRLWHGRDRLSSVGARRSAVGRLGAEFRLQSRTLDRAVERPPPGPWQPAASPAATSADDLKKLKAQFRAWAKDYKARLRRAQAEIDRDRRRRGSCWI; encoded by the exons atggcgatgtCCGCCCTGAGCTCCCTGGAGGCGATGCTCCACTCTCTGATGCGAGGatcaggaggaggaggcggaggaggagcgggGGGCGGCGATGACGACGACGCGCCCATCGACGACACcctcgcctcgccgccgccgccacttccCGCGCGGCCGACTCCGCGAGGCCGGCACCCTTCGCGACCGCGGCGCAGAGTCCGGGTCCAGGTCGCGGGGCCATCGGAGCCTCCGCCGCTGCCGTCGTCTCCTTCACCGTCGCCTATTGAG GAACCGGAAGACGCGAGGACGGCGACGGAGGATGTTTCCGCCTTGGTGGTGGAGGAGCTGGAGAGGAAGGCGGTGGAGATCGAGGCGCGGTTgcgggagaaggaggaggagaacgCCGCGCTGAGGCGGCGGATCGAGAGCTACCACATCCGGTGGCTGGAGTACGAGATCAGGACCAAGTCACTGGAGGAAGCCTTCCATGAACAGATGGCCGCTCTGCAG ATGGCTCAGGACGCTGCACGAATAGCCGAAGAGACAGCGTACGATCGCCGCGGATCATCGGAACCCTATACGTTGACGACGGCGGCCGAGGCGGAACCGGTGGTGAGGCTGTGGCACGGCCGGGACCGTCTGTCGTCCGTGGGCGCCAGGCGGAGCGCGGTGGGCCGCCTCGGCGCGGAGTTCCGGCTGCAGAGCCGTACGCTGGATCGCGCCGTGGAGCGGCCGCCGCCGGGGCCGTGGCAGCCGGCGGCATCCCCGGCCGCCACCTCCGCCGACGACCTCAAGAAGCTCAAGGCGCAGTTCCGCGCGTGGGCCAAGGACTACAAGGCCCGGCTGCGCAGGGCCCAGGCCGAGATCGACAGGGACAGACGGCGTAGGGGCAGCTGCTGGATTTGA